The following proteins come from a genomic window of Acinonyx jubatus isolate Ajub_Pintada_27869175 chromosome C1, VMU_Ajub_asm_v1.0, whole genome shotgun sequence:
- the S1PR1 gene encoding sphingosine 1-phosphate receptor 1: MGSTSVPLVKTHRSSVSDYVNYDIIVRHYNYTGKLNVSADENGIKLSSVVFILICCFIILENIFVLLTIWKTKKFHRPMYYFIGNLALSDLLAGVAYTANLLLSGATTYKLTPAQWFLREGSMFVALSASVFSLLAIAIERYITMLKMKLHNGSNSFRSFLLISACWVISLILGGFPIMGWNCINMLASCSTVLPLYHKHYILFCTTVFTLLLLAIVILYCRIYSLVRTRSRRLTFRKNISKASRSSEKSLALLKTVIIVLSVFIACWAPLFILLLLDVGCKVKTCDILFRAEYFLVLAVLNSGTNPIIYTLTNKEMRRAFIRILSCCKCPSGDSAGKFKRPIIAGMEFSRSKSDNSSHPQKDDGDNPETIMSSGNVNSSS, encoded by the coding sequence ATGGGGTCCACCAGCGTCCCGCTGGTGAAGACCCACCGCAGTTCTGTGTCTGACTATGTCAACTACGACATTATCGTCCGGCATTACAACTACACGGGAAAACTGAATGTCAGCGCGGACGAGAACGGCATTAAACTGAGCTCCGTGGTGTTCATTCTCATCTGCTGCTTTATCATCCTAGAGAACATCTTTGTCTTGCTGACCATTTGGAAAACCAAGAAGTTCCACCGACCCATGTACTATTTTATCGGCAACCTGGCCCTCTCAGACCTGTTGGCGGGAGTGGCCTACACGGCCAACCTGCTCTTGTCTGGCGCCACCACCTACAAGCTCACCCCCGCCCAGTGGTTTCTGCGGGAAGGGAGTATGTTTGTGGCCTTGTCTGCCTCGGTGTTCAGCCTCCTAGCCATCGCCATCGAGCGCTATATCACAATGCTGAAGATGAAACTCCACAACGGGAGCAACAGCTTCCGCTCCTTCCTGCTGATCAGTGCCTGCTGGGTCATCTCCCTCATCCTGGGTGGCTTCCCCATCATGGGCTGGAACTGCATCAACATGCTGGCCAGCTGCTCCACTGTCCTGCCGCTCTACCACAAGCACTATATCCTCTTCTGCACCACCGTCTTCACCCTGCTCCTGCTCGCCATCGTCATCCTGTACTGCAGGATCTACTCCTTGGTCAGGACTCGGAGCCGCCGGCTGACCTTCCGCAAGAACATCTCCAAGGCCAGCCGCAGCTCTGAGAAGTCGCTGGCGCTCCTCAAGACCGTGATTATCGTCCTGAGCGTCTTCATCGCCTGCTGGGCGCCCCTCTTCATCCTGCTCCTGCTGGACGTGGGCTGCAAGGTGAAGACCTGCGACATCCTCTTCAGAGCGGAGTACTTCCTGGTGCTGGCCGTGCTCAACTCCGGCACCAACCCCATCATTTACACTCTGACCAACAAGGAGATGCGCCGGGCCTTCATCCGGATCCTGTCCTGCTGCAAGTGCCCCAGCGGAGACTCCGCCGGCAAATTCAAGCGACCTATCATCGCCGGCATGGAATTCAGCCGCAGTAAGTCGGAcaactcctcccacccccagaaggACGATGGGGACAACCCAGAGACCATTATGTCCTCTGGAAATGTCAACTCTTCTTCCTAA